CCGCGCGCACGGCTGGTTCGGCCGCGCGGACGTGATCGGCGGACAGCAAGAGATTTGCGCCCATGAAGGCGGAGAGAAAATTCGCCCCGTCGGGCGCGATAAACCCCACACCGAAGCCCGACGGCGCCTCGACCTGACGGATGAAGTCAGTCGCCATGCCAAGGCCGCGAATAAAATCCGTCGCCGCCGCGCCGACGTCGTCGCGGCCGACCGCCATCAGCAGATCGGTCCTGACGCCCAGCCGATAAAGCCCCGCCGCCAGGTTGAGGCCCTTGCCGCCATGCTCGCGAAAAACGCCCTCGGCCGCGATGGACTGCCCGGCGCGGGGCAGATGCGGGACATGGAGGAAATTGGCGTTCATGTAATTGCCGACGACAAACGCCCGCATGATTGAATCCGAAAATTGGGAGCCAGCCGATATGCGCGCGATCTTGAATACGGATTTCGTGTTTCGAGCAATTCCCGCGCCGCCGGATGCGTCACGGATTCAGGGCGGAGGCCGGGCAAGGCTGGGTTTTGTGCGCTCTTGCCGAGATCGAGCGCGTGCCTTGCCCCCCGGCGAGCACGATCATCGTCGCGCCTGCTCTTCCAGCAAGGCGGAAAAAGTGTCGAGCAGCCTTATCGCGGACGGCAATTTCGCCAGGGCTTCGCGCTGGTCTTCGTCCGCCGGCTCCAGACCGCGCCACCAATCGATGAAAGACTTTATCAGCGCGCGGGCGGAAATCTGGCCGAATTTCAGCCCCGGAAAAGCGTCGAAACCAAAAGCCCTTTCGACATGCCGCAGGCAATTTTCGACGTAAGCGGAGTCCTCCGTGGAAAGCTTGACCGCATGGTCCGGCGCGCGCCGGACCATGCGAATTTCACTCAGCTCGGGGATATAGTCTTTCATCGATTCCGCACGACTTGCCGCGCCAGCCAATTGCGCCGCCCGATGGCGACTCCTTGGGACAGGCGGTCAGATTAATGCAGGCGATATCTCGCGCAAATCCAAATATCGATGTCGGGCTGGCCCATGCTCGCTGCGGGCGCGGTTTTTGCTTCTTTCGCGGGACAAACGCGCGGCCGGCGATTCGGCCGCGCATTTTCGCATCGGAGACCCTGGTGACCCATTCCCCGCCGGAAGCGCTGAAAAGATTCATCTGGGACATTCAGTCCATGGTCGAACTCGCCGACAGCGAACGGGAAATTCTTGTGATCGGCCGCGATCTCATGACCCGGCTGATCGCGGCGGACGATTGGCTCCCGTCCGCCTTTTCCGCTACTGATCCCGCTTGCGGACAACAATTTCAGCTCTATGCCGACGCCATGGACCGCTTTACGGTTGTCAGCACGGTTCTCGCGCCCGGTCAGGCGACGGCGGTCGGCGTCGAACCCTTCTGGCAGATTTGCGGCGTCCTGCGCGGCGCTTTCGCGCGCCGCAGCTTCGATTTCGACGCCGAAGGCAAGGTTTTGCGCAGCGACAAGGAACAAGAGCTCGACCGTGGAGCCGTCCTGACTTCGCGGGCGCAAGGCGCGGCGCAACTCGCCAATCTGCATTCGGATCGCGTCTCGATCGCCATTCAGGTTTTCGGCGGCGATATCGGCAAAACGCCGCGTCACACTTTGACCACGGAAGGCGCGGCGCTTTTCGGGCCGACCTCCTACGCCAATGCCCCAGACGCGCCGCCTTACGACATCTGGACGATCCAGACCCGGATCGAGGACTGATCCGCGCGGATCATAATCCCGCGATCCTGGCCTGTTGCCCGTTTCATCAAACACCTCATTCTCAGTGTCCACGAAACCAGCGGCAGGCCACTAGAGCTTCCTCTATTGATAGCGCACTAAACGCGAGTTGCGATAATATCGCTTGCTTCGATCAAAATTATCGCTATCTTTATCGCTATGAAAACGATCGTCCTCACGCATCGAGCCGCCAGGGACCTCGACGCCTTGCCGCCCGACGCGCGCGCGGCAGTTTGCGAAGGGCTGATCGCTTACGCGGTTTCGGGAGCCGGCGACGTGAAGCGGCTTTCAGGACGCGAGGGCTTCAGGCTTCGCGTCGGACGCTACAGGATTATTTTTGACGAGGATCAAGAGACGATCCTCGCCATCTATATCGGCAGACGTGAAACCACGACTTATCGGAGGCATTGATGAAACCCCAAATCATCACAACCCCCAGCGGCGAAGAACTTGTCGTCATCCCTCGGGCTGAATATGACGCCATGATCGCGGCGCTGGCGGAGGCGGAAGAAGACGCCGCGGACGTGGCGATCTATGACGCCCGCAAGGCCGAGCTGGCGCGCGATGCGCACGCGGCCTTGCCGGAGGACGTCAGCGCCGCCGTGCTGCGCGGCGCGAGCCTTCTCACCGCCGTTCGGAAATGGAAGAAGCTGACCCAGCAAGATCTGGCGGGGCGGCTCGGCATGTCGCAAGGCTATTTGAGCGACCTCGAATCCGGCCGCCGCAAAGGGACGCCGGAGACGATGGAGGCGATAGCCAACGCCCTAGACGTTCCCCGCTCCTGGTTCGAATGATCAGCGCCCTGCGAAGGCGAGAGCCGCTCGCCAAATGACGTTTAATTTCTGGCGCATATTCCCGAACAAATCGGGAATGGTGGGAGAGGTAGGACTCGAACCTACGAAGGCATAGCCAGCGGATTTACAGTCCGCCCCCTTTGCCGCTCGGGACACTCTCCCTGACCGAAAATTCTCTTTCCGGCGACGAAAAAGCCCCGTGCAACGGGGCTGCTCGTTGCGGCGCTTATGCGTTCGCGCGCCTTTCATGTCAACTGCAAAAACGCGCTGCGAGCGCCGGGGCGATTGTCAAAGCCCTTCGCCCGTGACACGACAGACCGGAGGCGAAGCGGGCGGAGGCGCGGATGAAAAAGCACGGAGGACGTCGGCAGGAAAGGAGTCCCAGCCCCTCCCGCACTGGGCCGGGCGCCCCCAAAAATTCGCCTCAATCGCGGCCCGCGCCCAAAGCTCGCGCGCGCGAGGACAAGCCCCGCGCCGGCGAGGATAAACCCGGCGCGCGCCTTTTCCGGCGACCCTCGGCCGAACTCGCGGCGCTCTATGGCTTTCATGCCGTGCGCGAGGCCTTGCGCAATCCGCAGCGCAACTGCCTCGATCTTTTCGCGACCCCGGCGGCGGCGGAAAAGCTCGGCCCGGACCTTTCCGCGCGGGGAATCGCCCTTCATATCGTCGAGCCGGAGGCTTTGACCGCGCGGCTCGGGGCCGAGGCAGTGCATCAGGGCGTTTTACTCGAAGCCCGTCCGCTGCCGCCGCTCGATGTGAGCGAGATCGCGCGAAAATCCGGGCTGGTGCTCGCGCTCGACCAGATCACCGACCCCCATAATGTCGGCGCCATCCTGCGCACCGCCGCCGCTTTCGCCGTGGACGCCGTGATCGTGACCGAACGCCATGCGCCGGAACTTTCCGGCGTGCTCGCCAAGACCGCCTCCGGCGGGCTCGAACACGCGCCGCTCGTCGAAGTGGTCAATCTCGCCCGCGCGCTCGACCAATTGGGCGAGGCCGGCTATCTGCGCGTCGGCCTCGATTCGGACGGCCCGGCGAGTCTCGAACAGACCGTTCTCAGCGCCCCGGTCGCCCTCGTGCTCGGGGCCGAGGGAAAAGGCCTGCGCCGACTCACCCGCGAGAAATGCGACGTCCTGGCGCGGCTCGACATGCCCGGCGCGATCAAAAGCCTGAACGTCTCCAACGCCTGCGCCGTCGCCCTCGCCTTGACGCGCGCCAGACTCTCAGAATGATCTTATACTTTTTGCTGAATCGCGCCGAACAGCCTTCGGCAAGGGCTTGCCCTCGCCCGCGCAACCGCGTCATAGTGTCGCGTAATTGATCTGAATCAAAAAAAACATAAAGCGAACAAAGAACTTTCTCGCGGGAGGAATGCAGATATGACCCAGGCTGCCTTTGCACGGGCGGACGACCGTAGCCGTCCCATGACGGCGCAGGAAAAACGCGTCGTTTTCGCCTCGTCGGCGGGTTCGATCTTCGAATGGTATGATTTCTTCCTCTATGGCTCGCTGGCCTCGATCATCTCCAAGCATTTCTTCTCCAACGTCAACCCGACCGCCGCCTATATCTTCACTTTGCTCGCCTTTTCCGCCGGCTTCGCGGTGCGTCCGCTGGGCGCCATCCTGTTCGGCCGGCTCGGCGACATGGTTGGCCGCAAATATACCTTCCTGATCACCATTCTGATCATGGGCATTTCGACCTTTCTGGTCGGCCTGCTGCCCACCTTCAACGGCGTCGGTTTCGTCGCGCCGATTCTGCTTGTCCTGTTGCGCCTTCTGCAGGGCCTGGCGCTCGGCGGCGAATATGGCGGCGCGGCGATTTTCGTCGGCGAACATTCGCCGCAGCGCCGGCGCGGCTATTACACCTCGTGGATCCAGACCACGGCGACGCTCGGGTTCCTGTTGTCCCTGATCGTCGTCCTGGCCTTCCGCGCCCTGATCGGCGAGCAGGATTTCGAACTCTACGGCTGGCGCTTTCCGTTCCTGATGTCCTTCGCTTTGCTCGTCGGCTCCGTATGGATGCGCCTTCAGCTGAAAGAGACTCCGGCCTTCCGCATGATGAAGGCTCAGGGGCGCGGCTCGCGCGCGCCGGTTTCCGAGGCCTTCGGCACATGGGGCAACGCCAAGATCGCCCTGATCGCTTTGTTTGGCGGCGTCGCGGGCCAGGCGGTAGTCTGGTACACGGGGCAGTTCTATGCCCTGTTCTTCCTCACCCGCATCCTGAAGGTCGATCTCGGCATAGCGACCATGCTGCTCGCCGGCGCGCTGATCATCGGCGCCCCGTTCTTCCTGTTCTTCGGCTGGCTGTCCGACAAAATCGGCCGTAAGCCGGTGATCCTGGGCGGCTGCCTGCTCGCCGCCCTGCTCTATTTCCCCATCTTCAAAGGCCTGACCGTCGCGATCAATCCGGCGCTCGCCCATGCGCAGGCGACCGCCCCGGTGACGGTGGTCGCCGATCCGGCGCAATGCTCGTTCCAGTTCGACCCGATCGAGAGCACCCAATTCGTGACCTCCTGCGATCTGGCCAAGAACGCGCTGGCCAGTGCGGCGGTGAATTATTCCAACGCCGTGGGACCGGCGGGCGCAGTGGCGCACATTACGATCGGCGGCAAACAGATCGCGGCCTTTGACGGAAGCAAACTGTCCAAGGAGGAACTGGCGCAGAAACGCGCCGCGTTCGAGGCTGAGGTCCTGACCGCGATCGAGGCCGCCGGCTATCCCGCGGCGGCAGATCCAGCGCGGATGAACAAGCCGGCGGCGCTCGGCCTACTGACCTTGCTGATCATTCTCGTGGCGATGGCCTATGGCCCGATCGCGGCGCAACTGGTCGAGCTTTTCCCGACCCGCATCCGCTATACCTCGCTGTCGCTGCCCTATCACATTGGCAACGGCTGGTTCGGCGGCTTCCTGCCGCCGCTCGCCTTCGCCATGGTCGCCGCCAGCGGCAATATCTATTTCGGCCTGTGGTATCCGATCGCGGTGGCGCTGATGACCGTGGTGGTCGGCTTCTTCCTGGTGCCCGAAACCAAGGATCGCAACATCTACGCCAGCGACTGAGGCAATAGGCAAGGGACGGCGCGGCGGCCACCCCTTGCGCCTGCCGCCCCGGACTGCTAGCAAACCCGAACCGCCCCAGCGCGCAGGCCGGTTTAGCTCAGCTGGTAGAGCAACTGATTTGTAATCAGTAGGTCGCGGGTTCGATTCCTGCAACCGGCACCAATAACATTCAATGAGTTAGAACAAAAAAGCCGGAGGCGCGTCGCCCTCGTTTATGTTTCGGGTAACTCATAGGGTAACGATTAGCGCTCGGAGGCCCCTTGGCTCCATCGCGAAAAATTGCCGACGTCAAATCCCGGCGTATCTGTAAGCGCCTTTCCAAGCTGCCGCACCTGCCCGCTTTCTGGTAAAGCGCCGATCCATTGGAACGGCGCGGCGAAGGAGCCGCGATGGCCAGCAGCGATGTAATCCGCATCAACCGCGCGCCGGTGCTCACACTTTGGACCTCGATCGTCGCCGAGCGACTTGGGCTTCCGGCCGCCACGGCGCTGACGCTTGGGCGCGCGGTCGCTGGCTACAGCGCCCAAGCCAAGGCGAGGCGCCTGGGGCTCGCCGAGAAGCGCGAGGGAGCCGGAGCGCAGGGAACAGCCCCGCATCCCGCGCGAGACCGTCCTTTTGCTCGGGCGGCGCATTCCGATCATGGCGACGGACGAGGGCGAGATTCGCGCCGAGGATCACGGCAAGCCGGCCTCCGAGCGCTCGACCCTGACCTATATCCGGCGGGCCTTTGGCGCTAATCTCGACGCCGTGCGCGCGGCGATGTTGGCGTTGGCGGCGTCATATCCGCCCGATGAGCTTAACCGCTTAGGCTTCCACCTTTATGAGCGGTTCCGTCCCGAAGTACCCGATGACGTCAGCGGCTGGGGCGCGAAAGCAGAATTGAAATTGGAACGTATCCGGAACGCGCGAATTTGAGGTTTGGGTGCCGACGCCCGCGCAACCGTAGGCGCCCCCTCCTTCGGCCGTGATCCTGTCTCCGGATCGGCGGCCTTGAGAATGACGCAGCCTTCTATGAAGATATGCGCCGGAAATTTTCCCGCTGCAGGGAGGGCGGTCTATGTTCGTAAGGCTGCTGGCTGGCGTGGCTCTCGCCGTGCCCATCTGGGGCGCTTCCCCATCCCGCTTGATGGCGCAGCAAGCGTCTATCGAGGAGGGTTTTGACATTCGAGGCATCGCGTGTAACGCCGACGGCCGCTGTGCTTCGTTCCGCCAGCGGACCCAGGCCGCGACGCGGATGCAGTGCCAGAGCGTCGCCGGCATGTTTGGCATGGCAGAGTGGCAGAGCCAACACCCGGACTGGACGGTCAAAGAATGGCATTGCGCGGCGCGAGGCGAGCACGACCTGTAACGCAAGCAATCGTGGCGTGTTCGTCCAGACCGAGGCGAGGGCGCGGACCACATAGCGACGGCGAAACGGCATTTAGGGAAACGCGGGACCGAACCGTGCGGACATGCGGCCGTGCAAGATTTTTGATCCCTGATCGTCGTCGTGACGATATGAAAAACGCCCGCCAGTTCATCCGTGGCGGGCGTCCTCTGTGTCGTGCGGCGATTAGAAATGCTGGTTCACGGTCAGATTCCGCCCGTCACAAAATTCGGCGAAGGTCACCTATGCCGCCCAGAAACCCGTCGAACGAATTCCAGCCCTCGGCTTCGAGGTCGAACTCAAAACAGCCATCTTATGCTCCATGTTTCAGGAGAGAAATACGAGTGAAGGCCAGCAAAAAACGCCCCATCGCTGATATAACGATGGGGCATTTCTTGTCATGACGCTAGGGTTCGGACTCATAACCAGTAGCTGACGGTCGCAGCGATGAAGACGGCGGCGAGAAAGTTGGCGGCGTTTCGGTCATATCGCATTGCGACGCGCCGAAAATCTTTTAGCCGACAGAACATGCGCTCGATGGCGTTCCGGTTTCGGTAAAGGACTGGCGAGAAGCAATTCTTCCATTTCCGGTTCGCCTTGGGCGGGATGTTCGGCATTGCGCCGCGCTCCTCGACCTGACGACGGATGGCGTTGGCGTCATAGCCCTTGTCGGCATGTAGAATGTTGCAGGCAGGAAGCTGTTCGAGCAGCGCCGCGCCAACGGTGCAATCGGCGACATGCCCGCCGCTGAGCATCAAGGCCAGTGGGCGACACAGAGCATCGGTCAGCGTGTGGATTTTTGTCGTTCGCCACCCCGCGAGCGACCAACCGCCTAATTTTTCTCCCCCCTTTGCCGCCTGCGGCCGAGCGATGCGCCTTGACCGCCGAACTGTCGATCAGAACCTCGGCTGGTGGTCCACCCGCTTGCGCAAGGGCTTGAAACAAGGCTACCCATACGCCCTTTTCCGCCCATCGGACGAAGCGATTGTAGAGCGTCTTCCTCGGTCCATATTCCGGTGGCGCGTCGATCCATCGACCGCCAGACTTCAGAACTTGAACGATGCCGCTGATCACGCGGCGGTCATCAACCCGAGGCTTGCGGCGCGTGTCGGTCGGCAGAAGCGGCTCAATCTTCGAAAATTGTTCGTCCGTCAGCCAAAATTGATCCCGATTCATCGGTTCTTCCTTCGGAAGCCGTGAATCACAAACCGATGATCATGCCAACCACTTTATGGGTCCAGACCCTAATCTGAATAGAGCCGCCCAAGAAAACCCGACGCGGGTCGTTGCGGGCCGAACCCGCTTGAAAAGCGGCGCTCACGGAGAATTGAACGCTCAAACGGCATGGCGGGCCGCCAATTGACGCGTGTCATTGCTTTTTCTCGGCCTTGCGCAGATCATTTTCAAACAACTTGTGGATGGTCCTCGATGGAATGGCGGCGAATTCGCAAGCCTCCGGGGGAATGCCGGGACGCCAACCTTGTCGATTACGAAGAGGGCGTTCGGGAATTCTCGTGGGACAAGGCCCGCGGCCAACTCGACGGACTTCCGGGCGGCGGGCTGAACATCGCCCATGAGGCTGTCGACAGGCACATTGTGGCTGGCCACGGCGAAAAGCACGCCCTGCGCTGGATCGGGCGCGACGACCAGATACGGGATTTCACTTATTCCGCGCTCGGCGCCGCGATCAATGGCTTCGCCAATGTGCTGGCGCGCCGAGGCGTATCTAAGGGCGATCGCGTCTTTTCGCTACTTGGGCGCGTCCCGGAGCTTTACGTTGTTGCGCTCGGGACGCTCAAGAACGGCAGCGTTTTCTCGCCGCTGTTCTCCGCCTTCGGACCAGAGCCGATCAAGGCGCGCATGACTATCGGCGAAGCCAGGGTCCTGGTCACGTCGGAAGCCTTCTATCGCCGCAAGGTCGAGCCGTGGCGCAGGGAACTGGCGACGCTGGAGCATGTTTTCCTCACCGAATGCTCGGGCGAACCGCCGGAAGGGACGATGGACCTCTCGGCCGCCATGGCGGACTGTCTGGCGGCGTTCGAAACCGTCCGGACGGCGCCGGAAGACCTGGCCCTGCTGCACTTCACCAGCGGAACCACCGGCCGGCCGAAGGGTGCCGTGCATGTGCACGACGCGGTGGTTTCGCATCATGTCACCGGCCGTCTCGCCCTCGACCTGAAACCGGGAGATGTCTTCTGGTGCACGGCGGACCCCGGCTGGGTGACGGGCATATCCTATGGCGTCATTTCTCCCCTCAGCAACCAATGCGCGCTAGTTGTCGATCAGGCCGAGTTCGAGGTCGAACGCTGGTACAGGACCCTCGAACGGGAACAAGTGACCGTGTGGTACACGGCGCCGACGGCGATCCGCATGCTGATGAAGGCCGGGGCCGATATCGCCCGGCGGTTTGACCTGTCGCGCCTGCGCCTGATCGCCAGTGTCGGCGAACCTCTGAACCCCGAGGCGGTCGCCTGGGGGGCCGAGGCCTTCGGCAAACCGATTCACGACAATTGGTGGCAGACCGAGACCGGCGGCATCATGATCTCCAATTTTCGCGCGATGGACGTCAAGCCGGGCTCCATGGGGCGTCCGCTGCCCGGCGTCGCCGCCGGGATCGTCGAGCGTCTCGGCGATGGCGCCGTGCGAGAGATCGAAACGCCGATGACCAAGGGCGAACTGGCCTTGCGCCCGGGTTGGCCCTCAATGATGCGCGGCTATCTCCACGAGGAGGAGCGCTACCGCAAATGTTTTGCCAGCGGCTGGTATCTCACTGGCGATCTCGCCATGCGGGACGACGAGGGCTATTTCTGGTTCGTCGGACGCGGGGACGACGTCATCAAGAGCGCCGGCCATCTCATCGGCCCTTTCGAGGTCGAAAGCGCCCTCATGGAGCATCCGGCGGTCGCCGAGGCGGGGGTCATCGGTGTGCCCGAGCCGACGGTGGGCGAAGTGGTGAAAGCCTTCGTCGCGTTGAGGAACGGCTATGAGCCGAGCGAGAGCTTGCGTAAGGAACTGCTTGGCCATGCGCGGCGACGCCTCGGGCCGGCGGTCGCCCCCAAGGACATCGCCTTTCGCCAGAATTTGCCGAAAACCCGCAGCGGCAAGATCATGCGCCGCCTGCTCAAGGCCCGCGAACTCGGCCTGCCGGAAGGCGACCTTTCGACGCTGGAAAGTGAGGAACGATGAGTGCGACAATGGACAAGCCGCACATCACACGGGAACACGCGCTGAATCTTCTCGGGCAGATGATCCGCATCCGGCGATTTGAGGATAAATGCGCGGAGCTTTACACGCAGGAGAAGATCCGCGGCTTCCTGCATCTTTACGACGGCGAGGAGGCCGTCGCCGTCGGGGTCATTCCCGTTCTGCAAGAACGCGACCGGATCGTGGCGACCTACCGGGAGCACGGCCACGCGCTGGTGCGCGGCGTGCCGATGGGCGCCGTACTCGCGGAAATGTACGGAAAACAGGAGGGCTGCAGCCTCGGCCGCGGCGGCTCGATGCATCTTTTCGACCGGTCGAGGAATTTCTATGGCGGCAACGCCATTGTGGGCGGCGGACTGCCGCTGGCGGTCGGCCTCGGCCTCGCGGACCACATGAGGCGGGAGGACAAGGTCACGGCATGTTTCTTCGGCGACGGGGCGGTCGCCGAAGGAGAATTTCACGAGAGCCTCAATCTCGCCGCGCTGTGGTCCCTGCCCATTCTGTTCGTCTGCGAGAACAATCTCTATGCGATGGGCACAGCCTTGGCGCTCACGGAATCCGAGACGGACATCGAGCACAAGGCCGCCTGCTATCGCATCGAATCCGAAGCGGTGGACGGAATGGACGTCGTGGCCGTCGAAGCCGCCGCGCGCCGCGCCGTGCGGGCCGTGCGCGAAACCGGAAAGCCTTATTTTCTCGAATGCCGCACCTACCGGCTGCGCGCGCATTCCATGTTCGACGCCCAGCTTTACCGCGACAAGGCCGAGGTGGAGTCCTGGCGCCGCAGAGAGCCCATACTGCGCTTCAGCGAATGGCTGCAAGTCAATCACATGGTCCACGCGGAAGAGATCGCGCGCATAGAGAGCGCTGCCGCCGGCGAGATCGAGCAAGCCGTCGCCTTCGCCGAGGCGGGAACATGGGAGTCGGTCAAAAATCTGACGCGTTTCGTCTATGCGGAGACGCCGAAATGAACGAAATGGGCGACGCCGCGAAACAAGAATCGGACCTTCCCGCAATGGTCGAGACGACCTATCGTGAGGCCGTGAAGGAAGCGATCCGCGACGCGTTGCGCCGCGACGATCGCGTTTTCCTGATGGGAGAGGATGTCGGCCGCTACGGTGGCTGCTATGCCGTCAGCAAGGGGCTGCTGGCCGAATTCGGGCCCGAGCGGATTCGCGACACGCCGCTTTCGGAATCGGGGTTCACAGGCGCCGGGATTGGCGCGGCCATGGCGGGGATGCGGCCGATCGTCGAATTGATGACCGTCAATTTCAGCCTGCTCGCGCTCGACCAGATCCTCAACACTGCGGCGACCGTCCGCCACATGTCGGGCAATCAATTCGGCGTCCCGCTGGTGATCCGCATGGCGACAGGCGCGGGCCGCCAGCTCGCGGCCCAGCATTCACACAGCCTTGAGGGCTGGTATGCTCACATCCCCGGCATCAAGGTTTTGGCGCCGGCGACCATCGAAGACGCCCGGGGCATGTTGTGGACGGCGCTGCAAGACCCCGACCCGGTGCTGATTTTCGAGAATGTCATGCTTTACAACATGACGGGTCGCCTTGAGGGCGACGCGGGCGCCGTCGATATCGACAAGGCCGCCGTTCGACGGGATGGAGAGGACATCACCCTCGTCACTTATGGCGGCTCGTTGTGGAAGACGTTGGCGGCGGCCTCGGCGCTGGAGGGCGATAACATAAGCGCGGAAGTGCTCGATCTGCGCAGCCTGCGGCCGCTCGACAACGACGCGATTTTGACGTCGGTTCGCAAGACGCGCCGGGCGCTCGTCGTCGACGAAGCCTGGCGCTCCGGCAGTCTCGCGGCGGAGATTTGCGCCCGCATCGTCGAGGGCGCCTTTTTCGAGCTAGACGCCCCCATCGGCCGCGTCTGCAGCGAAGAGGTTCCCATTCCCTACGCCCGCCATCTTGAAGAGGCGGCGATCCCGCAGACGCCGAAGATCGTCTCCGCGGTCAAAGCCATTTTCGGAAAAGCGTGATGGCCGGCGGCGTCATCGATTTCCGAATGCCGTCGCTCGGCGCCGACATGGAGGCGGGCACGCTTGTCGAATGGCGCGTCAAGGCGAACGACAACGTCAAACACGGTGACATTGTCGCTGTCGTCGAAACCCAGAAGGGCGCTATCGAGATCGAGGTTTTCGAAAGCGGCGAGATCG
This genomic interval from Candidatus Rhodoblastus alkanivorans contains the following:
- a CDS encoding plasmid stabilization protein, which translates into the protein MPPDARAAVCEGLIAYAVSGAGDVKRLSGREGFRLRVGRYRIIFDEDQETILAIYIGRRETTTYRRH
- a CDS encoding helix-turn-helix domain-containing protein gives rise to the protein MKPQIITTPSGEELVVIPRAEYDAMIAALAEAEEDAADVAIYDARKAELARDAHAALPEDVSAAVLRGASLLTAVRKWKKLTQQDLAGRLGMSQGYLSDLESGRRKGTPETMEAIANALDVPRSWFE
- the rlmB gene encoding 23S rRNA (guanosine(2251)-2'-O)-methyltransferase RlmB produces the protein MKKHGGRRQERSPSPSRTGPGAPKNSPQSRPAPKARAREDKPRAGEDKPGARLFRRPSAELAALYGFHAVREALRNPQRNCLDLFATPAAAEKLGPDLSARGIALHIVEPEALTARLGAEAVHQGVLLEARPLPPLDVSEIARKSGLVLALDQITDPHNVGAILRTAAAFAVDAVIVTERHAPELSGVLAKTASGGLEHAPLVEVVNLARALDQLGEAGYLRVGLDSDGPASLEQTVLSAPVALVLGAEGKGLRRLTREKCDVLARLDMPGAIKSLNVSNACAVALALTRARLSE
- a CDS encoding MFS transporter, which encodes MTQAAFARADDRSRPMTAQEKRVVFASSAGSIFEWYDFFLYGSLASIISKHFFSNVNPTAAYIFTLLAFSAGFAVRPLGAILFGRLGDMVGRKYTFLITILIMGISTFLVGLLPTFNGVGFVAPILLVLLRLLQGLALGGEYGGAAIFVGEHSPQRRRGYYTSWIQTTATLGFLLSLIVVLAFRALIGEQDFELYGWRFPFLMSFALLVGSVWMRLQLKETPAFRMMKAQGRGSRAPVSEAFGTWGNAKIALIALFGGVAGQAVVWYTGQFYALFFLTRILKVDLGIATMLLAGALIIGAPFFLFFGWLSDKIGRKPVILGGCLLAALLYFPIFKGLTVAINPALAHAQATAPVTVVADPAQCSFQFDPIESTQFVTSCDLAKNALASAAVNYSNAVGPAGAVAHITIGGKQIAAFDGSKLSKEELAQKRAAFEAEVLTAIEAAGYPAAADPARMNKPAALGLLTLLIILVAMAYGPIAAQLVELFPTRIRYTSLSLPYHIGNGWFGGFLPPLAFAMVAASGNIYFGLWYPIAVALMTVVVGFFLVPETKDRNIYASD
- a CDS encoding IS5 family transposase (programmed frameshift) produces the protein MNRDQFWLTDEQFSKIEPLLPTDTRRKPRVDDRRVISGIVQVLKSGGRWIDAPPEYGPRKTLYNRFVRWAEKGVWVALFQALAQAGGPPAEVLIDSSAVKAHRSAAGGKGGEKLGGWSLAGWRTTKIHTLTDALCRPLALMLSGGHVADCTVGAALLEQLPACNILHADKGYDANAIRRQVEERGAMPNIPPKANRKWKNCFSPVLYRNRNAIERMFCRLKDFRRVAMRYDRNAANFLAAVFIAATVSYWL
- the acsA gene encoding acetate--CoA ligase codes for the protein MEWRRIRKPPGECRDANLVDYEEGVREFSWDKARGQLDGLPGGGLNIAHEAVDRHIVAGHGEKHALRWIGRDDQIRDFTYSALGAAINGFANVLARRGVSKGDRVFSLLGRVPELYVVALGTLKNGSVFSPLFSAFGPEPIKARMTIGEARVLVTSEAFYRRKVEPWRRELATLEHVFLTECSGEPPEGTMDLSAAMADCLAAFETVRTAPEDLALLHFTSGTTGRPKGAVHVHDAVVSHHVTGRLALDLKPGDVFWCTADPGWVTGISYGVISPLSNQCALVVDQAEFEVERWYRTLEREQVTVWYTAPTAIRMLMKAGADIARRFDLSRLRLIASVGEPLNPEAVAWGAEAFGKPIHDNWWQTETGGIMISNFRAMDVKPGSMGRPLPGVAAGIVERLGDGAVREIETPMTKGELALRPGWPSMMRGYLHEEERYRKCFASGWYLTGDLAMRDDEGYFWFVGRGDDVIKSAGHLIGPFEVESALMEHPAVAEAGVIGVPEPTVGEVVKAFVALRNGYEPSESLRKELLGHARRRLGPAVAPKDIAFRQNLPKTRSGKIMRRLLKARELGLPEGDLSTLESEER
- the pdhA gene encoding pyruvate dehydrogenase (acetyl-transferring) E1 component subunit alpha, which translates into the protein MDKPHITREHALNLLGQMIRIRRFEDKCAELYTQEKIRGFLHLYDGEEAVAVGVIPVLQERDRIVATYREHGHALVRGVPMGAVLAEMYGKQEGCSLGRGGSMHLFDRSRNFYGGNAIVGGGLPLAVGLGLADHMRREDKVTACFFGDGAVAEGEFHESLNLAALWSLPILFVCENNLYAMGTALALTESETDIEHKAACYRIESEAVDGMDVVAVEAAARRAVRAVRETGKPYFLECRTYRLRAHSMFDAQLYRDKAEVESWRRREPILRFSEWLQVNHMVHAEEIARIESAAAGEIEQAVAFAEAGTWESVKNLTRFVYAETPK
- a CDS encoding alpha-ketoacid dehydrogenase subunit beta; translated protein: MNEMGDAAKQESDLPAMVETTYREAVKEAIRDALRRDDRVFLMGEDVGRYGGCYAVSKGLLAEFGPERIRDTPLSESGFTGAGIGAAMAGMRPIVELMTVNFSLLALDQILNTAATVRHMSGNQFGVPLVIRMATGAGRQLAAQHSHSLEGWYAHIPGIKVLAPATIEDARGMLWTALQDPDPVLIFENVMLYNMTGRLEGDAGAVDIDKAAVRRDGEDITLVTYGGSLWKTLAAASALEGDNISAEVLDLRSLRPLDNDAILTSVRKTRRALVVDEAWRSGSLAAEICARIVEGAFFELDAPIGRVCSEEVPIPYARHLEEAAIPQTPKIVSAVKAIFGKA